In Haloterrigena turkmenica DSM 5511, a single genomic region encodes these proteins:
- the glmS gene encoding glutamine--fructose-6-phosphate transaminase (isomerizing) codes for MCGIIGYTGNGGDVLDVLMNGLSGLEYRGYDSAGVAVTDSSLAIHKREGEVSALESAVSDSTIEGLAGIGHTRWSTHGPPSDANAHPHTDCGSRVAVVHNGIIENYQELRRELEADGHEFTSETDTEVVPHLIASALETGADREEAFRAAVRRIEGSYAVAAVFDGSETVYAARHESPLVLGIGDDGHYLASDVPAFIEYTDRVVYLEDGQFARVNPSGIVVTDEQGAVVETAVERVEWDPEDAGKSGYDHYMLKEIHEQPKAIRQCLRERVTELDSTVVVEELADLELSEPVQFVACGTSYHAAMFGAELLRERGIPAQTFLASEFGTDRVPIDESSLVVGVTQSGETADTMRALREANSVGATTLALTNTVGSSAARECDHVMYIRAGPEIGVAATKTFASQQVALAMLSSVLSAESSPAFVERLRALPDQIQQVLDESDARAVAETYEDSDAYFFIGRGFNESVALEGALKMKEITYKHAEGFAAGELKHGPLALVTDRTPVFALVTSERDAAKTLGNVQEVKARDAPVIAVTDVPEKVSEYADHVLEVPSAGPRFTPVLANIQLQLVSYWVANRLGRSIDKPRNLAKSVTVE; via the coding sequence GGGCTCTCGGGACTGGAGTATCGCGGCTACGACTCCGCCGGCGTGGCGGTGACGGATTCGTCGCTGGCGATCCACAAGCGCGAGGGCGAGGTCTCAGCTCTCGAGTCGGCGGTGTCCGACAGCACCATCGAGGGGCTGGCCGGGATCGGTCACACCCGCTGGAGCACTCACGGGCCGCCCTCCGACGCGAACGCCCACCCACACACGGACTGCGGCTCGCGGGTGGCGGTCGTCCACAACGGGATCATCGAGAACTACCAGGAACTCCGGCGAGAGCTCGAGGCCGACGGCCACGAGTTCACCAGCGAGACCGACACCGAGGTGGTCCCGCACCTGATCGCAAGTGCGCTCGAGACCGGTGCGGACCGCGAGGAAGCGTTCCGCGCGGCGGTTCGGCGGATCGAGGGAAGCTACGCCGTCGCCGCCGTGTTCGACGGCAGCGAGACGGTGTACGCGGCGCGCCACGAGTCGCCACTCGTGCTCGGAATCGGCGACGACGGCCACTACCTGGCCAGCGACGTCCCCGCGTTCATCGAGTACACCGATCGCGTGGTCTACCTCGAGGACGGCCAGTTCGCCCGCGTCAACCCGTCGGGGATCGTGGTGACCGACGAGCAGGGCGCGGTCGTGGAGACGGCCGTCGAACGGGTCGAGTGGGATCCCGAAGACGCCGGGAAGTCGGGCTACGATCACTACATGCTCAAGGAGATCCACGAACAGCCGAAGGCGATCCGACAGTGTCTTCGCGAGCGGGTCACCGAACTCGATAGTACGGTGGTCGTCGAGGAGTTGGCCGACCTCGAACTCTCGGAGCCGGTGCAGTTCGTCGCCTGCGGTACGTCGTATCACGCTGCCATGTTCGGTGCAGAACTATTGCGCGAGCGGGGAATCCCAGCTCAGACGTTTCTGGCCAGCGAATTCGGAACCGACCGGGTGCCGATCGACGAGTCGTCGCTCGTCGTCGGCGTGACACAGAGCGGCGAGACCGCCGATACGATGCGGGCACTGCGGGAAGCGAACAGCGTCGGCGCGACGACCCTCGCACTGACCAACACCGTCGGGAGTTCTGCCGCGCGCGAATGCGATCACGTCATGTATATCCGCGCCGGCCCGGAGATCGGCGTCGCCGCGACGAAGACCTTCGCGAGCCAGCAGGTCGCGCTGGCGATGCTGTCCAGCGTCCTCTCGGCGGAAAGTTCCCCGGCGTTCGTCGAACGATTGCGGGCCCTCCCCGATCAGATCCAGCAAGTGCTGGACGAGTCGGACGCCCGCGCGGTGGCCGAGACCTACGAGGACTCGGACGCGTACTTCTTCATCGGTCGCGGGTTCAACGAATCCGTCGCGCTTGAGGGCGCGCTGAAGATGAAAGAGATCACGTACAAACACGCCGAAGGGTTCGCTGCCGGCGAGTTGAAACACGGTCCGCTAGCACTAGTGACCGATCGAACACCGGTCTTTGCACTAGTTACTAGTGAGCGGGACGCAGCGAAGACGCTCGGGAACGTCCAGGAGGTCAAGGCGCGAGACGCACCCGTGATCGCGGTGACTGACGTACCTGAGAAAGTGAGTGAGTACGCAGATCACGTGCTCGAGGTCCCCTCGGCGGGGCCGCGATTCACGCCCGTTCTCGCGAATATCCAACTACAGTTGGTCTCCTACTGGGTCGCGAACCGACTCGGCCGGTCGATCGACAAGCCGCGA